The region ACATGCCAAAGTTTTTTCTTCATCATTAATCAATGATGTCTCAATGATAACTTTAACTTTCGCTCCACCCGCCGCTTGAACAACAGCCCTAATGTCATCACGAACATAGTCCACGCGACGATCTTTAAGTGCACCAATCTGCACGACCATATCAATCTCTTGCGCTCCATTTGCAATTGCAGTGCGAGTTTCAAAGGCTTTGCTAACAGTGTCCATGGCACCCAAAGGGAAACCAACAACACAGCAAACTTTAACGTCAGAGTCCCGCAACAGTTCCGCACATTGCTTCACATAGGAAGTATTCACGCAAACACTAAAGAACTTGTGCTCGATGGCTTCTTTACAAAGCTTTTCAATTTGCGCGGCCTGCGCTTCGGGTTTCAAAAGAGTGTGATCGATAAATTTATTTAGTTGCAAGCTAGTACCTCGACTTCAGATTCAAAAGAAAAAGGTACCTTACAATAAACTCAAGGGCAATCTATGAAAAAAGAAGAGCCCTTGGATTTGCCAAGGGCTCGTTGTGTGTATGAATGTATATGCCGAAAATATTAGCCAGTTTTTGCTTTTGTTCCGCCAGCCATCGTTTGTATTGCAGTGTCGGCGCTGGATTGACCCAGGAATGTCTTAGCATCGGCAGCAGACACTTTTCCTTTGCGAACCAAGTCTTCGATGTATTTCTCAAACAAGATCATACCTTGACTTGAACCTGTTTGCATCGCAGATGCCACCTGATGGAATTTACCTTCACGAATCAAATTCGAAATGGCTTTTGTATTACGCATGATTTCGTAAGCAGCGACACGACCTTGACCATCCGCACGCGAGAACAGAGTTTGCGCGACAACTCCGCGCAAAGATTCTGCAAGCATGGTTCTGATCTGAGCTTGTTGTCCCGCAGGAAACACGTCGATGATACGGTCAATAGTTTTCGCAGCACTGTTGGTATGTAGAGTACCAAACACGATGTGACCTGTTTCCGCAGCAGTTAACGCCAAACCGATCGTTTCCAAGTCACGCAACTCACCCACCAGCAAGATATCCGGGTCTTCACGGAGTGCAGCTTTTAGTGCATTTGCGAAAGTTTTAGTATGGCTACCAACTTCACGTTGATTTACCAATGATTTAATATTGGGATGCACGAACTCGATCGGATCTTCCACCGTGATAATGTGAGCTTCACGAGTTAGATTGATTTGATGGATCATTGCCGCAAGAGTTGTGGATTTACCAGAACCCGTGGGACCCGTAACCAAAATCAAACCACGGTCACAATCAATCATATCTAATACCGCTGGAGGAACTCCAAGTTCTTGCGCGGTTTTAATTTTTTCAGGAATGATACGCATAACTGCGCCAAGGCCCTTACGCTGCATGAACACGTTGCAACGGAAACGCCCAACACCTGGAAGAGTATAGGCAAAATCCAGCTCCCACTTTTCAACGAAGGCCTTTTTTTGTTTCTCGGACAGTATTTCGAAGATCAGACCTTGAACGTCTTGATTAGAAAGTTCGCGGTAATTCAACGGAACCATGTTACCGTGCAGGCGCAGATAGGGTGCGGCACCGCTCGTTACGTGCAAGTCGGAAGCGCCTTGCTCAACCATGAGTTTAAACAGTTCATCAATCGTTGCCATTCTATTCTCCCTAAATGGTCTAATTCAGTGATCTTTTCGGTAAGTTGTGCTCTAATGTTTAAATATTAATTGCTCTCACGATTGTTTCTGGACTATTGAAGAGAGATTGTCCCGTACGTTGCCTCAGGAGGAACCCCGTGTCCGCAGAAATTCTCATCAATGTTAGACCTCAAGAAACACGAGTTGCCTATGTCGAGGGCGGAATTTTATCTGATTTAAAAATCGAACGTAAAACCTCACCCACTTTGGTCGGGTCCATTCATCGCGGAACCGTGATCCGCGTGCTTCCGGGAATGCAGGCAGCTTTCGTAGACATTGGTCTGGAGAAGGCAGCCTTCTTATACGTGGGTGATATTCGCGAAGACGTCGATGATAACTTCCTATCAAGTGTTGATCGAGAAGAGCCACTTGAAGAG is a window of Bdellovibrio sp. SKB1291214 DNA encoding:
- the deoC gene encoding deoxyribose-phosphate aldolase gives rise to the protein MQLNKFIDHTLLKPEAQAAQIEKLCKEAIEHKFFSVCVNTSYVKQCAELLRDSDVKVCCVVGFPLGAMDTVSKAFETRTAIANGAQEIDMVVQIGALKDRRVDYVRDDIRAVVQAAGGAKVKVIIETSLINDEEKTLACKAALEAGAHFVKTSTGFAGGGATVEDVKLMKSVVGDKLEVKASGGVKSAEQAVALIAAGATRLGTSSGVALIQGQQSQGGY
- a CDS encoding type IV pilus twitching motility protein PilT, whose protein sequence is MATIDELFKLMVEQGASDLHVTSGAAPYLRLHGNMVPLNYRELSNQDVQGLIFEILSEKQKKAFVEKWELDFAYTLPGVGRFRCNVFMQRKGLGAVMRIIPEKIKTAQELGVPPAVLDMIDCDRGLILVTGPTGSGKSTTLAAMIHQINLTREAHIITVEDPIEFVHPNIKSLVNQREVGSHTKTFANALKAALREDPDILLVGELRDLETIGLALTAAETGHIVFGTLHTNSAAKTIDRIIDVFPAGQQAQIRTMLAESLRGVVAQTLFSRADGQGRVAAYEIMRNTKAISNLIREGKFHQVASAMQTGSSQGMILFEKYIEDLVRKGKVSAADAKTFLGQSSADTAIQTMAGGTKAKTG